From one Streptomyces sp. R41 genomic stretch:
- a CDS encoding class I SAM-dependent methyltransferase — MTTPPPQPPTPTRAHSFNTAAAQYAANRPSYPPTLFDAIEALATRPLAGAKVIDVGAGTGIATALLHARGADVLAVEPGDGMTAEFRRTLPHIPIVRGNGNALPLATASADFLTYAQSWHWTDTAHSVPEALRVLRPGGALALWWNTEALDVPWIAAAATRTERYLGIDQVGETSGSGARAAAILAADPSGRLAFDRRQVRWSRCVPLDTHLANIGSHSAFLVLGEERTAEFLAEERRHLLPTFPDGIVEETYVVDLLVATRS, encoded by the coding sequence ATGACGACACCCCCCCCCCAACCCCCCACCCCCACCCGAGCCCACTCCTTCAACACCGCCGCAGCCCAATACGCCGCGAACCGCCCCTCCTACCCACCCACCCTCTTCGACGCGATCGAAGCCCTCGCGACCCGCCCCCTCGCCGGCGCGAAGGTCATCGACGTAGGCGCAGGCACCGGCATAGCGACCGCCCTCCTCCACGCAAGGGGCGCGGACGTCCTCGCCGTCGAACCCGGCGACGGCATGACCGCCGAATTCCGCCGCACCCTCCCGCACATCCCGATCGTCCGAGGCAACGGCAACGCCCTCCCCCTGGCCACCGCCTCCGCCGATTTCCTCACGTACGCCCAGTCCTGGCACTGGACCGACACGGCCCACTCCGTGCCGGAGGCACTGCGCGTCCTGCGCCCGGGCGGCGCCCTGGCCCTCTGGTGGAACACCGAAGCCCTGGACGTCCCGTGGATCGCGGCGGCAGCCACCCGCACCGAGCGCTACCTCGGCATCGACCAGGTGGGCGAAACGAGCGGCAGCGGCGCGAGAGCCGCCGCCATCCTCGCCGCCGACCCGAGCGGCCGACTCGCCTTCGACCGCCGCCAGGTCCGCTGGAGCCGCTGCGTCCCCCTGGACACCCACCTCGCCAACATCGGCAGCCACTCGGCGTTCCTGGTCCTCGGCGAGGAACGCACCGCCGAGTTCCTCGCCGAGGAGAGGCGTCACCTCCTGCCGACCTTCCCGGACGGAATCGTGGAGGAGACCTACGTCGTGGACCTGCTGGTGGCGACCCGTTCGTGA
- a CDS encoding SulP family inorganic anion transporter, with product MRKADLFASLVVFLVALPLCVGVAMASGVPAELGLVTGIVGGLVAGILPGSSLQVSGPAAGLTVLVYEAVQSYGVRALGVLVLGAGLVQLGLGVLRLGRWFRAVSVAVVQGMLAGIGLVLIAGQVYAMGDVPAPASGLGKIAGLGSLVGDADPMAFAIGGATVVVLLLWPRWRRGARVVPAPLLAVALASVVTGVLDLSVRRVEVRGLLDAVRPPGMGDLGRLTEVGVIGTVLAFALIASAESLFSAAAVDRLHRGPRTDYDRELIAQGAGNAVCGVLGALPMTAVIVRSAANVQAGARTKVSRVLHGVWLLLFTAVVPGVLGWIPVAALAGLLVHAGCKLVPVRELGPLWRAHRGELVVLAVTAVAIVAGNLFEGVLAGLALAVAKTAWDISHVHIETEDRGASGMVVRVVGNATFLRLPKLLDALEALPHDRDVRLELGGLRHVDHACAAALEGWAAGRDHERVATSRSTT from the coding sequence ATGCGTAAAGCGGATCTGTTCGCGTCCCTCGTCGTGTTTCTCGTCGCACTGCCCCTGTGCGTGGGGGTCGCCATGGCCTCCGGTGTGCCCGCCGAGCTGGGGCTGGTGACCGGGATCGTCGGCGGGCTGGTCGCCGGAATACTGCCCGGCAGCAGCCTGCAGGTCAGCGGGCCCGCGGCCGGGCTGACCGTGCTCGTGTACGAGGCGGTGCAGTCGTACGGCGTGCGGGCGCTGGGTGTGCTGGTGCTCGGGGCCGGGCTGGTGCAGCTCGGGCTCGGGGTGCTGCGGCTCGGGCGGTGGTTCCGGGCCGTGTCCGTGGCCGTGGTGCAAGGGATGCTCGCCGGGATCGGGCTCGTGCTGATCGCGGGCCAGGTGTACGCCATGGGTGACGTCCCCGCGCCCGCGAGTGGGCTCGGGAAGATCGCCGGGCTCGGCTCGCTGGTGGGTGACGCCGATCCGATGGCCTTTGCGATCGGCGGCGCCACCGTGGTCGTACTCCTGCTGTGGCCGCGTTGGCGACGGGGAGCGCGTGTGGTGCCCGCGCCGCTGTTGGCGGTGGCGCTCGCGTCGGTCGTGACCGGGGTGCTCGACCTGTCCGTGCGGCGGGTCGAGGTGCGCGGGCTGCTTGATGCCGTACGGCCGCCGGGGATGGGGGATTTGGGGCGGCTCACGGAAGTGGGCGTGATCGGGACGGTGCTGGCGTTCGCACTGATCGCGTCGGCCGAGTCGTTGTTCAGCGCGGCGGCGGTGGACCGGCTGCATCGGGGGCCGCGGACCGACTACGACCGGGAGTTGATCGCGCAGGGCGCGGGGAATGCCGTGTGCGGGGTGCTCGGGGCACTGCCGATGACCGCGGTGATCGTACGGAGTGCGGCGAATGTGCAGGCCGGGGCGCGGACGAAGGTGTCACGCGTGCTGCATGGGGTGTGGCTGCTTCTCTTCACGGCCGTGGTGCCGGGCGTGCTCGGATGGATTCCGGTGGCGGCGCTTGCGGGTCTGCTCGTGCACGCGGGCTGCAAGCTGGTGCCGGTGCGGGAGTTGGGGCCGCTGTGGCGGGCGCATCGGGGGGAACTGGTCGTGCTCGCCGTGACGGCGGTGGCGATCGTGGCCGGGAACCTGTTCGAGGGCGTGCTGGCCGGGCTCGCGCTCGCCGTGGCCAAGACCGCGTGGGACATCAGCCATGTGCACATCGAGACCGAGGACCGCGGGGCCTCGGGGATGGTCGTACGAGTGGTCGGCAATGCGACCTTCCTGCGTCTGCCCAAGCTGCTGGACGCCTTGGAGGCGTTGCCGCACGACCGGGACGTACGGCTGGAGTTGGGCGGGTTGCGGCATGTGGACCACGCGTGTGCGGCGGCCCTCGAGGGGTGGGCCGCCGGGCGGGATCACGAACGGGTCGCCACCAGCAGGTCCACGACGTAG
- a CDS encoding ABC transporter ATP-binding protein, which yields MIINARPPDPAESPDPAQSPAVRAEGLTVVRGTRTVLRGLDFAVPRGQITGLLGPSGCGKSTLMRSTVGTQAKVAGTLEVLGHPAGHATLRSRIGYVTQAPSVYDDLTVRQNLDYFAAILDPGRASAERRHANVTQTIADVDLTSHADSLAGNLSGGQRSRVSLAVALLGTPELLVLDEPTVGLDPVLRRDLWNLFHAIAAERQATLLVSSHVMDEAERCHRLLLMREGEILADDTPDALRDRTGSDTVEAAFLHLVDEAIAAGNQSATGNAADPGSTSGEHPRKETAR from the coding sequence ATGATTATAAACGCGCGCCCACCCGACCCCGCGGAGTCACCCGACCCCGCACAGTCGCCCGCCGTCCGCGCCGAAGGCCTCACCGTCGTACGCGGCACACGCACTGTCCTGCGCGGACTCGACTTCGCCGTACCGCGCGGCCAGATCACCGGCCTGCTCGGCCCCTCCGGCTGCGGCAAATCGACCCTGATGCGTTCGACGGTCGGCACCCAGGCCAAGGTCGCCGGGACACTCGAAGTCCTCGGCCACCCCGCCGGTCACGCGACTCTCCGCTCCCGCATCGGCTACGTCACCCAAGCCCCCTCCGTCTACGACGACCTGACCGTCCGCCAGAACCTCGACTACTTCGCCGCGATCCTCGACCCGGGCCGCGCCTCCGCCGAACGCCGCCACGCCAACGTCACCCAGACCATCGCCGACGTCGACCTCACCTCCCACGCCGACTCCCTCGCAGGCAACCTCTCCGGCGGCCAGCGCAGCCGCGTCTCGCTCGCGGTCGCCCTGCTCGGCACCCCGGAACTCCTGGTCCTCGACGAACCCACCGTCGGTCTCGACCCGGTCCTGCGCCGCGACCTGTGGAACCTCTTCCACGCCATCGCCGCGGAGCGGCAGGCGACTCTCCTGGTCTCCTCCCACGTCATGGACGAGGCCGAGCGCTGCCACCGCCTCCTCCTGATGCGCGAGGGCGAGATTCTCGCCGACGACACCCCCGACGCCCTGCGCGACCGCACCGGCTCCGACACCGTCGAAGCCGCCTTCCTCCATCTGGTCGACGAGGCGATCGCGGCGGGCAACCAGTCCGCGACGGGCAACGCGGCCGACCCAGGCTCAACGTCCGGTGAGCACCCCCGCAAGGAGACCGCCCGATGA
- a CDS encoding ABC transporter permease, whose translation MSTTAPTSLSTGGPTTPTPRPSALNLSRTTATATRVLRQLRHDPRTIALMILIPCVMLVLLRYVFDGSPRTFDSIGASLLGIFPLITMFLVTSIATLRERTSGTLERLLAMPLGKGDLIAGYALAFGALAIVQSALATGLAVWFLGLDVIGSPWLLLLVALLDALLGTALGLFVSAFAASEFQAVQFMPAVIFPQLLLCGLFTPRSNMHPALEAISDVLPMSYAVDGMNEVLKHTDMTANFVRDALIVAGCALLVLTLGAATLRRRTA comes from the coding sequence ATGAGCACCACCGCACCCACGAGCCTCAGCACAGGCGGGCCGACGACCCCGACGCCACGCCCGAGCGCCCTCAACCTCTCCCGCACCACCGCCACCGCGACTCGCGTGCTGCGCCAGCTCCGCCACGACCCGCGCACCATCGCGCTGATGATCCTCATCCCGTGCGTGATGCTCGTACTGCTCCGCTACGTCTTCGACGGCAGCCCGCGCACCTTCGACTCCATCGGGGCCTCCCTCCTCGGGATCTTCCCGCTGATCACGATGTTCCTGGTGACCTCGATTGCCACCCTCCGCGAGCGCACCTCGGGCACCCTCGAACGCCTCCTCGCCATGCCCCTCGGCAAGGGCGACCTGATCGCCGGCTACGCCTTGGCCTTCGGCGCGCTGGCCATCGTCCAGTCGGCCCTGGCCACCGGCCTGGCGGTCTGGTTCCTGGGCCTGGACGTGATCGGCTCCCCCTGGCTGCTCCTGCTCGTCGCCCTGCTCGACGCGCTCCTCGGCACCGCCCTCGGCCTCTTCGTCTCGGCCTTCGCCGCCTCCGAATTCCAGGCGGTCCAGTTCATGCCGGCCGTGATCTTCCCCCAACTTCTCCTCTGCGGCCTCTTCACCCCCCGCTCCAACATGCACCCCGCCCTCGAAGCCATCTCCGACGTCCTCCCCATGTCCTACGCCGTCGACGGTATGAACGAAGTCCTCAAACACACCGACATGACAGCCAACTTCGTCCGCGACGCACTGATCGTGGCGGGCTGCGCCCTCCTGGTACTGACCTTGGGCGCGGCAACACTGAGGAGGCGCACGGCGTAG
- the proC gene encoding pyrroline-5-carboxylate reductase, translating to MTQKVAVLGTGKIGEALLSGMIRAGWAPTDLLVTARRPERAKELHERYGVTPVTNPEAAKTADTLILTVKPQDMGTLLDELAPHIPADRLVISGAAGIPTSFFEERLATGTPVVRVMTNTPALVDEAMSVISAGSHATAEHLAHAEEIFGAVGKTLRVPESQQDACTALSGSGPAYFFYLVEAMTDAGILLGLPRDKAHDLIVQSAIGAAVMLRDSGEHPVKLRENVTSPAGTTINAIRELENHGVRAALIAALEAARDRSRQLASGNS from the coding sequence ATGACCCAGAAAGTCGCAGTCCTCGGCACCGGCAAGATCGGTGAGGCGCTGCTCAGCGGAATGATCCGAGCCGGCTGGGCCCCCACCGACCTCCTGGTCACCGCCCGCCGCCCCGAGCGAGCCAAGGAACTCCACGAGCGCTACGGAGTCACCCCGGTCACCAACCCGGAGGCAGCGAAAACCGCCGACACCCTGATCCTCACGGTCAAGCCGCAGGACATGGGCACCCTCCTCGACGAGCTCGCCCCCCACATCCCCGCCGACCGCCTGGTCATCAGCGGCGCGGCAGGCATCCCCACCTCCTTCTTCGAGGAGCGCCTGGCCACAGGCACCCCCGTCGTCCGTGTCATGACGAACACCCCCGCCCTCGTCGACGAGGCCATGTCCGTCATCTCCGCCGGCAGCCACGCCACCGCTGAGCACCTCGCGCACGCCGAGGAGATCTTCGGTGCCGTCGGCAAGACGCTCCGCGTCCCCGAGTCCCAGCAGGACGCCTGCACCGCCCTCTCCGGCTCGGGACCGGCGTACTTCTTCTACTTGGTCGAGGCCATGACGGACGCGGGCATCCTGCTCGGCCTGCCCCGCGACAAGGCACACGACTTGATCGTCCAGTCCGCGATCGGCGCCGCCGTGATGCTCCGCGACAGCGGGGAGCACCCCGTGAAGCTCCGCGAGAACGTCACGTCCCCTGCGGGCACCACGATCAACGCGATCCGCGAACTGGAGAACCACGGGGTGCGTGCCGCGCTCATCGCCGCGCTGGAGGCCGCCCGTGACCGCAGCCGCCAGCTCGCCTCCGGCAACAGCTGA
- the trpS gene encoding tryptophan--tRNA ligase, producing the protein MTRIFSGVKPTGHLTLGNYLGAVRRWADVDQHRADALFCIVDLHALTVDHDPGRVRRLSRQAATLLLASGLDPELCTVFVQSHVDEHARLSYLLECVATDGEMRRMIQYKEKAARERERGGSVRLSLLTYPVLMAADILAYGTDEVPVGDDQTQHVELTRDLAVRFNQRYGHTFVVPRATHPAVAARVMNLQEPTSKMGKSDDVGPGVVYLLDEPDVVRKKIMRAMTDSGRDVEYDREGRPGVSNLLEILAACEGGNPEALSGVYESYGALKKDTAEAVVELLRPVQERHKQLCADPAYVEGVLRDGAEKAREMARPRVDAAYEAIGLLPR; encoded by the coding sequence ATGACGCGGATCTTCAGTGGGGTCAAGCCGACCGGGCATCTGACGCTGGGGAACTACCTGGGGGCCGTTCGGCGGTGGGCCGACGTCGATCAGCACCGGGCCGACGCCCTGTTCTGCATCGTCGATCTGCACGCGCTGACCGTGGACCACGATCCGGGGCGCGTGCGCAGGCTCAGTAGGCAGGCGGCGACGCTGTTGCTTGCGTCGGGGCTCGATCCGGAGCTGTGCACCGTGTTCGTACAGAGTCATGTGGACGAGCACGCGCGGCTGTCGTATCTGCTGGAGTGCGTCGCGACCGACGGGGAGATGCGGCGGATGATCCAGTACAAGGAGAAGGCCGCGCGCGAGCGGGAGCGGGGCGGGAGCGTGCGGCTGTCGCTGCTGACGTATCCCGTGCTGATGGCGGCGGACATCCTGGCGTACGGGACCGACGAGGTGCCGGTCGGTGACGATCAGACGCAGCATGTCGAGCTGACCCGGGATCTGGCGGTGCGGTTCAACCAGCGGTACGGACACACCTTCGTGGTGCCTCGGGCCACGCATCCCGCGGTGGCTGCGCGGGTCATGAATCTGCAGGAGCCGACATCGAAGATGGGGAAGAGCGACGACGTCGGGCCCGGGGTCGTCTATCTGCTCGACGAGCCGGATGTCGTGCGGAAGAAGATCATGCGGGCCATGACGGACAGCGGGCGGGATGTCGAGTACGACCGGGAGGGGCGGCCGGGGGTCTCGAACCTGCTGGAGATTCTTGCTGCCTGCGAGGGTGGGAACCCCGAAGCCTTGAGCGGTGTATATGAGTCGTACGGCGCTTTGAAGAAGGACACCGCCGAGGCCGTGGTCGAGCTCCTCAGGCCCGTACAGGAGAGGCACAAGCAGTTGTGCGCGGATCCTGCGTACGTGGAGGGGGTGTTGCGAGACGGTGCGGAGAAGGCCAGGGAGATGGCCAGGCCGAGGGTGGATGCGGCGTACGAGGCGATCGGGCTCCTGCCCCGCTGA
- a CDS encoding HAD family hydrolase, with the protein MRYDLVIFDNDGVLVDSEPISNTILAGYLTELGHPTSYEESIRDYMGSAMHRIHDLVQERSGKRLPDDFDDVFHGRVFAAFERELEPVPGAVEVLEKLVADGVPYCVASSGSHERIRVGHRKTGLDLWFDEGRVFSSQDVGRGKPAPDLFLHAAERMGVPPQKCVVVEDSPLGVQAANAAGMHVYGFTAMTPAAKLAGATQLFSDMGELAALLV; encoded by the coding sequence ATGCGCTACGACTTGGTGATCTTCGACAACGACGGCGTCCTCGTGGACAGTGAGCCGATCTCCAACACGATCCTGGCCGGCTATCTGACCGAACTCGGGCACCCGACCTCGTACGAGGAGTCCATCAGGGACTACATGGGGTCAGCCATGCACCGCATCCACGACCTCGTCCAGGAGCGCAGCGGCAAGCGGCTGCCGGACGACTTCGACGACGTCTTCCACGGGCGCGTCTTCGCCGCCTTTGAGCGGGAGTTGGAGCCCGTTCCCGGTGCCGTCGAGGTCCTGGAGAAGCTGGTCGCGGACGGGGTGCCGTACTGCGTGGCCTCCTCCGGGAGTCATGAGCGGATTCGGGTGGGGCACCGGAAGACCGGGCTCGACCTGTGGTTCGACGAGGGGCGCGTCTTCAGTTCGCAGGACGTGGGGCGGGGCAAGCCGGCGCCGGATCTGTTTCTGCACGCGGCCGAGCGGATGGGCGTACCGCCTCAGAAGTGTGTCGTCGTGGAGGACAGTCCGCTCGGAGTGCAGGCGGCGAACGCTGCCGGGATGCACGTCTACGGATTCACGGCCATGACGCCCGCGGCCAAGCTCGCCGGGGCCACTCAACTCTTCTCCGACATGGGGGAGTTGGCTGCCCTGCTTGTATGA
- a CDS encoding VC0807 family protein — MSITATESSIEAPAGTTAATADIDGGSAVRQTFLPLILDVAVPMGSYYLLKSGFGMSTMAALGWSSVVPAVRTVWGVVKERTFNGLAALILFVNVVGLLLSLVAGDPRLMLAKDSGVSSVVGIGILVSVMLGKPMMTTALKPFITKGDAVKTAAWERLLSGSERFRKFERTFSLVWGVALFGECLVRIVGAYTLPIDTMVWLGTVIMIATIALAMLFSGGLAAGPMEKMLDDELADQAR, encoded by the coding sequence ATGAGCATCACGGCCACCGAGAGCAGCATCGAAGCGCCTGCCGGGACGACCGCCGCTACCGCCGACATCGACGGCGGGAGCGCCGTCCGGCAGACCTTCCTCCCGCTGATCCTGGACGTGGCGGTGCCGATGGGGTCGTACTACCTCCTCAAGAGCGGGTTCGGGATGAGCACCATGGCGGCGCTGGGATGGAGCAGCGTGGTGCCCGCGGTGCGGACCGTGTGGGGTGTGGTGAAGGAGAGGACGTTCAACGGGCTGGCCGCGCTGATCCTCTTCGTCAACGTCGTCGGGCTGCTGCTCAGCCTGGTGGCCGGTGACCCGCGGCTGATGCTGGCCAAGGACAGCGGCGTCAGCAGTGTGGTCGGTATCGGCATCCTGGTCTCCGTGATGCTGGGGAAGCCGATGATGACGACGGCGCTCAAGCCGTTCATCACCAAGGGCGACGCCGTGAAGACCGCCGCGTGGGAGCGGCTGCTCAGCGGATCCGAGCGGTTCCGGAAGTTCGAGCGGACCTTCTCCCTCGTCTGGGGTGTGGCCCTGTTCGGCGAGTGCCTGGTGCGGATCGTCGGCGCGTACACGCTGCCGATCGACACGATGGTCTGGCTCGGCACGGTCATCATGATCGCCACGATCGCCCTGGCCATGCTGTTCAGCGGCGGTCTCGCCGCCGGTCCGATGGAGAAGATGCTGGACGACGAGCTCGCCGACCAGGCTCGGTGA
- a CDS encoding MFS transporter, with product MTDVLRRGRASLAFSFFAQGATFALLVTRIPAIQDRYGVSDALLPVFLAAVPILAGVGSVTTEHLVKRIRPSRLLRWSQPVVLLALLGVGSGDQLVELAVALGAFGLAVGALDASMNMLGVSLQRTYGRSIMLGFHAAYSLGGIVGASLAWAGAHWHLSLFVSYLPVVLLLLPATFVGSRWYVDGGAPDAKAAAEAGPVVFKLLLPLCLVMTFAYIGDSTVSNWSAKYLQDVLGSSEQLATVPYNVYMVMTLVGRAVGDLGVRRFGAVAVVRLGAVVAALGFAVVAVAPGAWVGMLGFTLLGLGLCVIVPQTFAAAGRLFPGSSDTAIARLNIFNYVGFLIGSPLVGALGDAWSYRGAMLVPMVLVLVTLGYARSFAPEPNRYGDGHERPRTADVGRGSNGL from the coding sequence ATGACAGATGTGCTGCGGCGCGGTAGGGCCTCTTTGGCGTTCAGCTTCTTCGCTCAGGGCGCCACCTTCGCGCTGCTCGTGACGCGCATTCCAGCCATCCAGGACCGGTACGGGGTCTCCGACGCACTGCTGCCCGTCTTCCTGGCCGCCGTGCCGATCCTCGCCGGCGTCGGAAGCGTGACGACCGAGCACTTGGTCAAGCGAATACGCCCCAGCCGGCTGCTGCGCTGGTCCCAGCCCGTCGTGCTCCTGGCGCTGCTCGGGGTCGGGTCGGGGGATCAGCTGGTCGAGTTGGCGGTGGCCCTCGGCGCCTTCGGGCTCGCGGTGGGCGCGCTCGACGCCTCGATGAACATGCTCGGGGTGAGCCTGCAGCGGACGTACGGGCGCAGCATCATGCTCGGCTTCCATGCCGCGTACAGCCTCGGCGGGATCGTGGGCGCCTCACTCGCGTGGGCGGGGGCGCACTGGCATCTGTCGCTGTTCGTGTCCTACCTGCCGGTGGTGCTCCTGCTGCTGCCGGCCACTTTCGTCGGGAGCCGGTGGTACGTCGACGGGGGCGCCCCCGATGCGAAGGCGGCGGCCGAGGCCGGGCCCGTCGTCTTCAAGCTGCTGCTGCCGCTCTGTCTGGTGATGACGTTCGCGTACATCGGGGACTCGACGGTCTCCAACTGGAGCGCGAAGTATCTCCAGGACGTGCTGGGCAGCTCGGAGCAGTTGGCGACCGTTCCGTACAACGTGTACATGGTGATGACCCTGGTGGGGCGGGCCGTCGGGGACCTCGGGGTGCGGCGGTTCGGGGCCGTGGCCGTCGTACGGCTGGGGGCGGTCGTCGCGGCGCTCGGGTTCGCGGTGGTGGCGGTGGCGCCGGGGGCGTGGGTGGGGATGCTCGGGTTCACGCTGCTGGGCCTGGGGTTGTGTGTCATCGTGCCGCAGACTTTCGCTGCGGCGGGGCGGCTCTTCCCGGGGTCGTCCGACACGGCGATCGCGCGGCTGAACATCTTCAACTACGTGGGGTTCTTGATCGGTTCGCCGTTGGTGGGAGCGCTGGGGGACGCCTGGAGCTACCGCGGCGCCATGCTCGTACCGATGGTGCTCGTCCTGGTGACCTTGGGGTATGCCCGGTCGTTCGCTCCTGAACCAAACCGATACGGTGACGGGCATGAGCGGCCGCGCACAGCTGATGTGGGACGAGGCAGTAACGGGCTATGA
- a CDS encoding acetoin utilization protein AcuC, whose protein sequence is MSGRAQLMWDEAVTGYDFGPDHPMDPIRLALTRRLVDAFGLDREVDVVAAKPAGESTLRLVHREDYVEAVKAASADPGSADLAYGLGTMDDPAFAGMHEVSALIAGQSVGAAEAVWRGDAPHAVNFAGGLHHAMPGGASGFCIYNDASLAIARLLELGAERVAYVDVDVHHGDGVQAAFWEDPRVLTISLHEHPRTLFPQTGWPEETGADSAEGSAVNVALPAGTGDAGWLRAFHSVVPELIADFRPQVLVTQHGADTHFEDPLAHLAVSLDAQRAVQVACHELAHEYADGRWVALGGGGYAVVDVVPRSWTHLVAIAAERPIVPETVIPESWRQEVFARTRQLAPVRMTDGRWPVSWKDWESGYDPADRLDQAIVATRRAVFPLRGLLP, encoded by the coding sequence ATGAGCGGCCGCGCACAGCTGATGTGGGACGAGGCAGTAACGGGCTATGACTTCGGTCCGGATCACCCGATGGATCCGATCCGGCTCGCGTTGACCCGGCGACTGGTCGACGCCTTCGGGCTCGACCGCGAGGTCGACGTGGTCGCGGCGAAGCCCGCCGGGGAGTCGACGCTGCGGCTCGTGCACCGCGAGGACTACGTGGAGGCGGTCAAGGCCGCGTCCGCCGATCCTGGGTCGGCCGACCTGGCGTACGGGCTCGGGACCATGGACGATCCCGCCTTCGCCGGGATGCACGAGGTGTCGGCGCTCATCGCCGGGCAGTCCGTGGGGGCCGCCGAAGCGGTGTGGCGCGGGGACGCGCCGCACGCGGTGAACTTCGCGGGCGGGCTGCACCACGCGATGCCCGGCGGCGCGTCCGGGTTCTGCATCTACAACGACGCCTCGCTGGCGATCGCGCGGCTGCTTGAGCTGGGCGCCGAGCGGGTCGCGTACGTGGATGTGGATGTGCACCACGGGGACGGGGTCCAGGCGGCCTTCTGGGAGGACCCCCGGGTCCTGACGATCTCGCTGCACGAGCATCCGCGGACGCTGTTTCCGCAGACCGGGTGGCCGGAGGAGACCGGCGCCGACAGCGCGGAAGGCTCCGCCGTCAATGTCGCCCTGCCCGCCGGGACCGGGGACGCGGGGTGGCTGCGTGCCTTCCACTCGGTGGTGCCCGAGCTCATCGCCGACTTCCGGCCGCAGGTCCTCGTCACCCAGCACGGCGCAGACACCCACTTCGAGGACCCGCTCGCGCATCTCGCGGTCTCGCTCGACGCGCAGCGGGCCGTGCAGGTGGCCTGTCACGAACTGGCGCACGAGTACGCGGACGGGCGGTGGGTCGCGCTCGGCGGTGGCGGGTACGCCGTGGTGGACGTCGTACCGCGGTCCTGGACGCATCTCGTCGCCATCGCGGCGGAGCGTCCCATCGTTCCCGAGACGGTGATTCCGGAGAGCTGGCGGCAGGAAGTCTTCGCCCGTACGAGGCAGTTGGCGCCCGTGCGGATGACGGACGGGCGGTGGCCCGTGTCCTGGAAGGACTGGGAGTCCGGGTACGACCCGGCGGACCGCCTCGATCAGGCGATCGTGGCGACGCGCCGGGCCGTTTTCCCGCTGCGGGGACTTCTGCCGTAG
- a CDS encoding phosphatase, translating to MLSTGALRAHLLAARLAGPVATSREESLRSYRLFAARDPRVLLGLDPEWTWQQRDLIELMADKCGVSADPSHTSGHDVIDPERTLAALDAFAERIGEAARNRDPVLLGTGHPHRLIGFYAALADALSAAGCTVLTPAQGSCVDITTRFGLRTYNLDYVQGVALVREPGVQATGRATGAHTHSPLPVRTALAAAAESGGPLPELVIGDHGWVCGAGQLGFEAMGLADTDDPALFVGEAEGRVSVVVPLDDAVRSDYYRPLTRYVLNRACLSQ from the coding sequence GTGTTGAGCACCGGAGCATTGCGTGCACACCTTCTGGCCGCCCGGTTGGCCGGGCCCGTGGCCACTTCGCGCGAGGAGAGCCTGCGCAGCTATCGGCTCTTCGCCGCCCGTGATCCCCGCGTACTGCTCGGTCTCGATCCCGAATGGACCTGGCAGCAGCGGGACTTGATCGAGTTGATGGCCGACAAGTGCGGGGTTTCTGCCGATCCGTCGCACACGTCAGGGCATGATGTGATCGATCCTGAGCGGACCCTGGCGGCTCTCGACGCCTTCGCGGAGCGGATCGGCGAAGCCGCCCGCAACCGCGACCCCGTGCTTCTCGGCACCGGTCATCCGCATCGATTAATCGGTTTCTACGCCGCGCTGGCGGACGCCCTGTCGGCGGCGGGGTGTACCGTCCTCACCCCCGCGCAGGGTAGCTGTGTCGACATAACGACCCGGTTCGGTCTACGCACGTACAACCTTGACTACGTACAAGGTGTCGCGCTGGTGCGCGAACCCGGCGTGCAGGCCACCGGTCGTGCGACCGGCGCGCACACCCACTCACCCCTCCCGGTTCGGACCGCTCTGGCGGCCGCCGCGGAGTCCGGCGGGCCGCTCCCGGAGCTGGTTATCGGAGACCACGGATGGGTCTGCGGAGCAGGTCAGCTGGGGTTCGAGGCGATGGGGCTGGCGGATACGGACGATCCTGCGCTCTTCGTCGGAGAGGCGGAGGGACGGGTGTCCGTCGTCGTTCCGCTTGATGACGCTGTGCGGTCTGATTACTACCGACCGCTTACTCGCTATGTACTCAATCGAGCGTGTCTGTCACAGTAG
- a CDS encoding helix-turn-helix domain-containing protein codes for MAAAGERPLNEVQFLTVAEVASVMRVSKMTVYRLVHSGHLPAIRVGRSFRVPEQAVHEYLRESYVGVETA; via the coding sequence ATGGCTGCAGCTGGCGAGAGGCCTCTGAACGAGGTTCAGTTCCTGACCGTGGCGGAAGTCGCCTCGGTGATGCGAGTGTCGAAGATGACCGTGTACCGCTTGGTGCACAGCGGTCATCTGCCGGCGATCCGGGTGGGGAGGTCCTTCCGGGTGCCGGAGCAAGCGGTTCACGAGTACCTCCGCGAGAGCTATGTGGGGGTGGAGACAGCCTGA
- a CDS encoding AURKAIP1/COX24 domain-containing protein has translation MGSVIKKRRKRMAKKKHRKLLKRTRVQRRNKK, from the coding sequence GTGGGCTCTGTTATCAAGAAGCGGCGCAAGCGGATGGCGAAGAAGAAGCACCGCAAGCTGCTCAAGCGCACTCGCGTTCAGCGTCGCAACAAGAAGTAA